From the genome of Streptomyces ficellus:
GCCGGGCACCGTGGAAGCTGCCGGCCGCGATCGCGTCCCGCAGCGTGACGACGGCGGGCAGTTCGTCGAGTTCCACCTCGACGGCCGCCGCCCCGAGCCGGGCCGCCTCCAGCGTCTCGGCGAGCACCCAGGCGACCGCGTGACCGTGGAACATGACCACGCCGGGGAAGAGCGGTTCGTCGTGCTTCATCCCGGCGTCGTTGACACCCGGCACGTCGGCGGCGGTCAGCACCCGGACCACCCCGGGCACGGCGAGCGCCGGCTCGGTGCGCAGCGCGGTGATCCTGCCGTGCGCCCGCATCACCTGGACCGGATAGGCGTGCAGGACGTCCTTGGTGCGGTGGACCAGGTCGTCGGTGTAGAGGGCGGTCCCGGTGACGTGCTGGACGGCGCTCTCGTGCGGCAGGGGGAGCCCGACGACGGACTTCTCGGGGCGCTCGGACAACTGGCTCATGACGACACCGCCTCGGTGGTTCGGGCGTACAGCTTCAGCAGGCTCTGGCCGAGCATCGCGGAGCGGTACTCGGCGCTGGCCCGGTGGTCGTTCATCGGTGTGCCCTGGGCCCGCAGCACCTCGGCCGCGGCCTCGACGGTCTCCGCCGTCCAGGCCCGGCCCTCCAGGGCGGTCTCGGTGGCCATGGCCCGGATCGGCGTGGCGGCCACGCCGCCCAGCCCGATGCGCGCCTTGCGGACGATCCCGTCCTCGACGTCGAGCGCGAAGGCGACGGCCACGCTGGAGATGTCGTCGAAACGCCGCTTGGCGATCTTGTGGAAGGCCGTGACCGGCGAGAGCGGAAGCGGGACGCGCACCGAGCGGATCAGCTCGCCGGGCCGGCGCACGCTCTGCCGGTAGCCGGTGAAGTAGTCGGCGAGGGGGACCTCCCGCTCACCGTCGGCGTCGGCGAGCACCACCGACGCCTCCAGCGCCAGCAGGACCGGCGGACTGTCACCGATGGGGGAGCCGGTGCCCAGGTTGCCGCCGAGCGTCGCACCGTTGCGGATGAGCCGGGACGCGAACTGCGGGAACAACTCGGCCAGCAGCGGCACGGCGCCGTGGAGACGGCGCTCGATCTCGGTGAGCGTCATGGCCGCCCCGATCTCGATGTGGTCGGATCGGGTCCGCAGCTCCCGCAGTTCGGGCAGCCGGTCCACGGCGACCACGCAATGCGCCCGCCGGGAGCGGATGTTGACCTCCACGCCCCAGTCGGTGGAACCGGCGACCACCACCGCGTCGGGCCGCTCGCGCAGCAGCCGGAGCGTCTCCGCGAGGGTGTCCGTGCGTACGAACTCGCCGCCGTCCCCGGCGTACCGGGTGGCGACCGGCGCGGGCGGCGCCTGCTCGCGGCGCCGCGCCAGCGGGTCCTCGCCGGTGGGCGCCCCGACGGCGAACGCGGCGTCGCGGATCGGGCGGTAGCCGGTGCACCGGCACAGGTTCCCGCTCAGCGCGTGCAGGTCGAAGCCGTTGGGTCCGTGCTCGGGATCGGTGCCGGTGGTGCTGTTGGTACTGCTGCCGACGGTGCCGGTGGTGCCGTCGGCCGTGCTGACGGCGGTGTCGTCGCCGGTGGCAGCGGTGTCGCCGTCGGGGGTGGCGTGCGCGCAGCGGTCGGGCCGGTAGTACTCGGCGGCCATGCTACAGACGAACCCCGGTGTGCAGTACCCGCACTGGGAGCCGCCACGGACCGCCATCTCCCGCTGCACCGGGTGCAGTTCGGGCGCCGTGCCGGGTGCGCCGGCGGTGGCGAGCCCCTCGGAGGTGACGACCTCCTGGCCGTCGAGCGCCGCGACCGGGACCAGGCAGGCGTTGACCGCCACCCAGTCGGTCGGCTTGTTCACCCCCGGACGGGCCACCAGGACCGAACAGGCACCGCATTCACCCTCGGCGCAGCCCTCCTTGGTGCCGGTCAGGCCGCGCTCGCGCAGGAAGTCCAGCACGGTGGTGTGCGGAGCGGCCGGTGAGATCGGTGTGTCCTCGCCGTTGACCGTGATCCGCGCCCCTACCATGACGGGCCCTCGTTCCGGTGGGCGACGGGTCGGTTCATCATGTTCGCCAATGTCAGGCAGCTTTCTGTGTGCGGACGCGCCACGTCGGAGCGGTCGACGCCAAACGGCGCGGGCGCGGAACGGCGTGGACACGAAACGGCGTGGGACGCGACAACGGCACGTGGCAGCGACGTACCGGAGACGGTGGTGGGAAACCCGAGACGTGCCACGAACGGGCACGCGTGAGAACGGCGTGTCAGCAGCCGTGTGCGATACGACCCGGCACCCAGACCGTGCGCTGAGCCTGGCGACCGAGGTCGGAGATGGCGTACATCCGCTGGTCGCCCCCTTTCGGTGCTCACGGGCCGGTCGTCATGGGTGAGGTCCTACGGCAACGTAATGGCCGCGGCCACCGGGGTCAAGACATGGACGGCGCCTCACGAATCCCTGTGCATCAACCGGCACGACCTGGGTAGTCGGAACCGTGGCGGTCAGGAAGCGGCCCCTCCTACAGGCATACCCAGGAGTCCGCGTTGCTGTTTCCGTGCCACCGCCCCAGCGTCGATCAGCTTCTGATCGAGATCCACGATGTGATCGACCTGCCCGACGAAGAGCCCGCCGAGCGGGCTCTGGCGTCCCTGATCGCCGGCTCCGGCGTACGAACGGTCCTCGTCGACCTGCGTACGCCCCTGGTCACCGGCGGCATGGTCGCCATGCTGCTGCGCCTGCGGGCGGCCGCCCACGCCCGGGGCGCCACGCTGGCCGTCGTCGCCCGCCGCCCGCTCGCCCGCAAGGTCTTCCGTATCTGCGGGGCGCACCGCACCCTGCGGGTGTCGGCCACCCTGTCAGGGGCACGGGCCGTCACGCGCGGGTGCCACCACGACCCCGCCCTGCCCGCCCAGCGCGAGCGGGGCGCGGGCGAGGTCCGGTTCCACGGCACGCGCCGCTGAGTCCACCGGGACGACAGCGCCCACCGGGACGGCAACGCCCGCGTGGCCGGCGCCCGTGGGGCCCGCGCCCACGTTCCGCGATCGTCATGCGTCCGGCCGAACAGGTCCTACAGTATGGGCGTGAACGAGGAGATCCCCGAGCTCATCGCCGGACGCTACCTGCTGGTCGAGCAGATCGGCCAGGGCGGCATGGGCCGCGTCTGGCGGGGCGTCGACCAGCAGCTCTTCGGGCGCGAGGTCGCCATCAAGGAGATCGTCTTCCCCCCGGGCATGGACGAGGGCGACCGCGCCACGCTGCTCCGGCGATTCACCGGCGAGGCCCGCGCGGCGGTCACCCTCAGCCATCCGGGGATCATCACCATCCATGACGTCGCGGAACACGACGGCGCCCCTCTCATCGTCATGGAGTTCATCCGCGGGCAGTCCCTCGCCGCCGCGATCCGCGAGCAGGGCCGGCTGTCCGTGCGGCGGGTGGCGGAGATCGGCTCCGCCATGCTCGACGCCCTCGCGGAGGCCCACGCCGCGCGGATCGTCCACCGTGACATCAAGCCGGACAACGTGCTGCTG
Proteins encoded in this window:
- a CDS encoding xanthine dehydrogenase small subunit; this encodes MVGARITVNGEDTPISPAAPHTTVLDFLRERGLTGTKEGCAEGECGACSVLVARPGVNKPTDWVAVNACLVPVAALDGQEVVTSEGLATAGAPGTAPELHPVQREMAVRGGSQCGYCTPGFVCSMAAEYYRPDRCAHATPDGDTAATGDDTAVSTADGTTGTVGSSTNSTTGTDPEHGPNGFDLHALSGNLCRCTGYRPIRDAAFAVGAPTGEDPLARRREQAPPAPVATRYAGDGGEFVRTDTLAETLRLLRERPDAVVVAGSTDWGVEVNIRSRRAHCVVAVDRLPELRELRTRSDHIEIGAAMTLTEIERRLHGAVPLLAELFPQFASRLIRNGATLGGNLGTGSPIGDSPPVLLALEASVVLADADGEREVPLADYFTGYRQSVRRPGELIRSVRVPLPLSPVTAFHKIAKRRFDDISSVAVAFALDVEDGIVRKARIGLGGVAATPIRAMATETALEGRAWTAETVEAAAEVLRAQGTPMNDHRASAEYRSAMLGQSLLKLYARTTEAVSS
- a CDS encoding STAS domain-containing protein, translated to MLFPCHRPSVDQLLIEIHDVIDLPDEEPAERALASLIAGSGVRTVLVDLRTPLVTGGMVAMLLRLRAAAHARGATLAVVARRPLARKVFRICGAHRTLRVSATLSGARAVTRGCHHDPALPAQRERGAGEVRFHGTRR